A single genomic interval of Nostoc commune NIES-4072 harbors:
- a CDS encoding glycosyltransferase family 4 protein: protein MSTKPTGITTYALNILANLQSFQLTLLTSQIISKHKCYIISQNLTPDHGTKGHLNRLLWTQFQLPEIYKNLKSSLLFSPLPEAPLYSNCRFVVTSFDMIPLRFAKRFSPLTLYHRYYTPQVLKQAQHIICISQTTAKDITDFYKIPASKITSIPLAHDRTHFSPLNLPTRNYFLYIGRQDPYKNIQRLISAFAALPNYKDYELWLAGPSDRRYTPILKAQVEQLGINNQVKFLDYIPYSELPKIINQAIALVFPSLWEGFGLPVLEAMACGTPVITSNISSLPEVAGDAAILINPYNTGEITEAMQAIANDSVLRSRLSSQGITHSQQFSWEKTGKATGEVLSRYL, encoded by the coding sequence TTGTCTACAAAACCCACAGGTATAACAACCTACGCTTTAAATATCCTTGCGAATCTTCAATCTTTCCAACTGACATTATTAACTTCGCAAATTATTTCTAAGCATAAATGTTATATAATTTCTCAAAATTTAACTCCAGACCACGGCACAAAAGGTCATCTTAATCGCCTGCTATGGACACAATTTCAACTACCAGAAATCTATAAAAATCTCAAATCTAGCCTCTTATTCTCCCCCCTCCCAGAAGCACCCCTTTATAGCAACTGTCGTTTTGTAGTCACATCTTTTGATATGATACCGTTGCGTTTTGCTAAACGCTTCTCACCACTCACGCTGTACCACCGCTACTATACTCCCCAAGTTCTTAAGCAAGCACAACATATTATTTGCATCTCCCAGACTACAGCTAAAGACATTACCGATTTTTACAAAATTCCTGCCAGCAAAATTACTTCGATTCCTTTGGCGCACGATCGCACTCACTTCTCCCCTTTAAATCTACCTACCCGCAACTACTTTCTCTACATTGGACGCCAAGATCCATACAAAAACATCCAGCGACTCATCAGTGCTTTTGCTGCCTTACCTAACTACAAAGACTATGAACTGTGGTTAGCAGGGCCAAGCGATCGCCGTTATACCCCAATTTTAAAAGCGCAAGTTGAACAACTAGGTATAAATAATCAAGTAAAGTTCCTAGACTATATTCCTTACAGCGAATTGCCAAAAATTATCAATCAAGCGATCGCTCTGGTTTTCCCCAGTCTCTGGGAGGGTTTTGGTTTACCTGTCCTAGAAGCAATGGCTTGTGGTACTCCCGTCATTACCTCCAATATCTCCTCCTTACCAGAAGTAGCTGGCGATGCGGCGATTCTGATTAATCCCTATAACACCGGAGAAATTACAGAAGCAATGCAGGCGATCGCTAACGATTCGGTATTGCGATCGCGCCTTTCTAGCCAAGGTATCACTCATTCTCAACAATTCAGTTGGGAAAAAACAGGAAAAGCAACCGGCGAAGTTTTATCCCGCTATCTGTAA